A single Seriola aureovittata isolate HTS-2021-v1 ecotype China chromosome 19, ASM2101889v1, whole genome shotgun sequence DNA region contains:
- the fhit gene encoding bis(5'-adenosyl)-triphosphatase — translation MSTLRFGQHLIKASAVFLQTELSFALVNRKPVVPGHVLVCPLRPVERFRDLQPDEVADLFSATQRVANLVERHFNATSLTIAIQDGPEAGQTVRHVHVHVLPRKKGDFEQNDSVYEELQKHDRETEDIPSKWRSEEEMAAEASDLRNRLQNL, via the coding sequence ATGTCGACCCTGCGCTTTGGACAGCATCTCATCAAGGCCTCGGCTGTGTTCCTGCAGACTGAGCTGTCATTTGCTCTGGTCAACAGGAAGCCTGTGGTGCCTGGACATGTGTTGGTGTGCCCTCTGAGACCAGTGGAGCGTTTTCGGGATCTTCAGCCGGATGAGGTGGCAGATTTATTCAGCGCCACTCAGAGAGTCGCCAACCTGGTGGAGAGACACTTCAACGCCACTTCGCTCACCATTGCCATCCAGGACGGTCCTGAAGCCGGACAAACCGTGAGGCATGTCCACGTCCATGTGCTGCCCAGGAAGAAGGGGGACTTTGAGCAGAATGACAGCGTCTACGAAGAGCTGCAGAAGCATGACCGAGAAACTGAGGACATTCCCTCCAAGTGGAGATCCGAGGAGGAGATGGCAGCAGAGGCTTCAGATCTGAGGAATCGGCTCCAAAATCTCTAA